In the Streptomyces sp. WMMC940 genome, AGGGACGGATGGATGCCGACCGAGTTCACCGGCCAGTAGGAGTGGTGGAGGTGGCGGCAGGCGAGGTCACCGGCGCTGAACACGCCGATCCGGTACTGCGGCCAGCGGTCGACGGCGGCCGTGCCGGGCGGCGGCCACCGGATCGACCCGAGGTCGCCTCCCGCGACGATGTCGCCGCGCCGGGGATCGACCGCCACGACGCTCGGATCGCCGATCTCGGCGAACGGACGGTCGCCGAGTACACGTCGAATGCTCACCGGATGTGCCATGCTCGCCCCCTGGCCCGTCGGACGAGGCAATCCTCGCATCGCACGGCGGTGGCGTCAGCGGATGCACCGGCGAAGTTCGCCACCGTGGCCGGCCCGCGCCCCGCACCACGCTGGCCTCGCACCGCCGCGTCTCCGCGCGCCTCCGTGTGCGCGGAATTGGGCCGGACCACTCGGGCTCACTATGATCCGCCGATGATCATACGAAAGCGACTGGCGGCCGCCCTCTGCGGTGCGCTGCTGGTCACCGTCACCGGCGGGCTCCTCCCCTCCGCCGCCTTCGCCGACTCCGGCGGCACGGCCGAACGGCCGGCCGCGAAGGAACCGCCCAAGGTCGAACTCGTCCTCGACGTGAGCGGCTCGATGCGGGCCCGCGACATCGACGGGCAGTCGCGGATGTCCGCTGCCAAGCAGGCGTTCAACGAGGTGCTGGACGCGGTCCCGGAGGACGTACGGCTCGGCATCCGCACCCTCGGCGCCGACTACCCCGGCAAGGACCGCAAGGAGGGCTGCAAGGACACCAAGCAGCTCCACCCGGTGGGCGAACTCGACCGGACCGAGGCGAAGACGGCGGTGGCGACGCTCGTCCCGACCGGCTGGACCCCGATCGGTCCCGCGCTGCTCGGCGCCGCCGAAGACCTGGAGGGCGGGAACGCCACCCGACGGATCGTGCTCATCACGGACGGCGAGGACACCTGCGCCCCGCTCGACCCGTGCGAGGTGGCGCGCGAGATCGCGGCCAAGGGCGTCGACATCACCATCGACACCCTCGGCCTCGTCCCCAACGCCAGGATGCGCGCCCAGCTGATGTGCATCGCCGAGGCCACCGGCGGCACGTACACCTCCGTCCAGCACAAGGAGGAACTGTCCGACCGGGTGAGCCAGTTGGTGGACCGCGCCGCCGAGCCGGTCGTCACGCCGGTGGCCACCCAGGGCGGCGAACGCTGCGCCGACGCGCCGCGGCTGAAGGCCGGTCTCTACGCCGACCGCGAGACCTTCGGGCAGCACCGCTGGTACCGCGTGGACCTGCTGCCCGGCCAGGAGCTGCGCGCCTCGGTCAGCATCGCCCCCGACCGCCGCGTCAACCGTGACCACGGTGTGCTGCTGCGCGCCTCGACCCTGGCCGGCCGCGAGATCGTCCGTGGCGAGTCGACGGGCGACGGACGCACGGACGTCGTCTCCACGGGGCTGCGCTACCCCAAGCCCGAGACCGACGACACCGACGTCTCGACGGCCGACGACGGCGATCCCGCCGCCGAGACCGTCTGCCTGCGGGTGAGCAACTCCTTCTCCGCCCCCGTCTCCGTCAAGACGGCGCCCGGCCTGCCCCTCGAGCTGACGATCGACATCACGGGCGGACCCCGTGACGCGGGCGACGCGGCGTTCCTCGGCCTCGGCCACGGCTGGTGGCTGCTCGGCGTGCTGACGCTCGCCGGCTTCGCCGCGGGTGTGCTGTGGGGCTGGATCTCTCGCTGGCGCGTCTCCGTCTGGAGGACCAACTGATGCGTACCGTACGCATGTCCACGGCCGCGCTGCTGTCCGCCGCCGCGCTGTTCACGCTGCCGTTCCCGGGCGTCGCCGCCGCCGATTCCCCTTCGCCGAGCGCGAGCACGGAGGACGACACCGCCGCACCGACCGAGGCCGGTACGTCATTCCGTACCGCCACCGTCGTACGCCCCGGACAGCGGGCCACGGCAGGGGGGTCGACCGGTGACTACCTGTACTGGCAGTTCCCCGCCGACGCCGGGCAGCGCGCCACCGTCAGGGCCACGGTCGAGCTGCCCCGCTCCGAGGCACGCCACGGCACCCACGTCTGGCGGCTCGACGTGTACGACGGGCTGAGGCGCCGCCAGGCGTGCCGCTACGGCAGCGACGTCCGGTCGGCCCCGGCCGAGGCCCCTTCGGTCGAGCTGAGCTGCGCGCTGCGCACGGTCAGGGCGTGGTCCGAGCCGTGGGCGAACGACCCGCTGCCCGGGACGTACTACGTACGGCTCACCGTGGTCGGTGCGCCCGCCGAGGACCTGGGCGAACCGGTCGACGCGACCGTGGAGATCACGGCGGAGGACTCCGGCGGTGCCACGGCCGTCGACGGGCGGCTCGCCGCACCGCTGGTCCCCGCTTCCGGCCGTGAGGTCGCACCGGACGGCGGCTGGTCGTCGGGCTGGTGGTCGTCCCGCTTCCTCTGGACTGCCGGCGGCGCGGTGCTCGCCGCGCTGGCCGGTATCTGCGGCTACCGCCTCACCCGTGGCGACGGCCGCCCCGCGGACCTACCGCCGGGAGCCTGACGGCTCGGGGGGCGTCGCCCGCCCGGGGTCTGCGGGCCCGAGGGCGGGGGCGTCCCCTCGCCGGGCAGTCCCTCAGCCCGCGCGGGCGGCCGTCCACGCCAGCGCA is a window encoding:
- a CDS encoding VWA domain-containing protein — encoded protein: MIIRKRLAAALCGALLVTVTGGLLPSAAFADSGGTAERPAAKEPPKVELVLDVSGSMRARDIDGQSRMSAAKQAFNEVLDAVPEDVRLGIRTLGADYPGKDRKEGCKDTKQLHPVGELDRTEAKTAVATLVPTGWTPIGPALLGAAEDLEGGNATRRIVLITDGEDTCAPLDPCEVAREIAAKGVDITIDTLGLVPNARMRAQLMCIAEATGGTYTSVQHKEELSDRVSQLVDRAAEPVVTPVATQGGERCADAPRLKAGLYADRETFGQHRWYRVDLLPGQELRASVSIAPDRRVNRDHGVLLRASTLAGREIVRGESTGDGRTDVVSTGLRYPKPETDDTDVSTADDGDPAAETVCLRVSNSFSAPVSVKTAPGLPLELTIDITGGPRDAGDAAFLGLGHGWWLLGVLTLAGFAAGVLWGWISRWRVSVWRTN